The following are from one region of the Mus caroli chromosome 13, CAROLI_EIJ_v1.1, whole genome shotgun sequence genome:
- the LOC115029065 gene encoding protein FAM240B-like produces MNSQYMRREVFCCETCDELKSFWEKEIHKQTCYRELEEDRQGRSALRKLREEWKERLEKRLRMLDNPDDKEKQANPEN; encoded by the exons ATGAACAGCCAGTACATGCGCAGGGAAGTCTTCTGCTGCGAGACCTGCGATGAGCTCAAAAGCTTCTGGGAAAAGGAGATTCACAAACAGACTTGTTACCGAGAACTGGAAGAAGATCGCCAGGGGAGAAGCGCTCTGAGAAA GCTTAGAgaagaatggaaggagaggctggAGAAGAGGCTGAGAATGCTGGATAATCCTGATGACAAGGAAAAGCAGGCTAACCCTGAGAACTGA